A window of Agrobacterium tumefaciens contains these coding sequences:
- a CDS encoding M14 family metallopeptidase codes for MSQIFDQTFERTLDTLIARAEPGQSFETWTFDDAKSRRETEERLKKKGVCARIRSAYKPLLFTFLEEINLDGVDAIEVRYPVHENAPANRFRLEAYPLAALVGDAKLEFIARKDDEFHYDVTLSRNGKTETLKVLAPNRVHTDIVGETNVSPTGWFRLAGDASGERMETEYEQLFEAAIHAVANHGWGNDEPYFEELNIRVTHPAEDLALSVGDEVVSLREALHEDFYFSLLEFFQKKSGRPLGDRGLRPGQIVPEIVKSEGEISVHIETRKLTKAFLDGGEQPIDKAREPIAAGQLLALLADISGEAFDARSRSGRILSARYVAGSDAAVMVSGGQHPNETTGIVGAIRAARKLAERKGAHFTISPLENPDGYALHQRLRVDNPRHMHHAARYTALGDDLEYRTPENSGSHLSEKEIRFKAQEISGAKLHVNLHGYPSHEWTRPLSGYVPRNFAMWTLPKGFFLIIRHHADWERQAEALLDRVTRHLGAIPGLLDYNNRQIALYETHAGETGFRIINGFPCLSSVDDRHTVPMTLITEYPDETIYGDDFITGHTAQMETVLSAYDAWQEIMSAETA; via the coding sequence ATGAGCCAGATTTTCGACCAGACCTTCGAGCGTACTCTGGATACCTTGATCGCCCGCGCCGAGCCCGGCCAGTCCTTCGAGACATGGACTTTCGATGACGCCAAAAGCCGCCGCGAGACCGAAGAGAGGCTGAAGAAAAAAGGCGTCTGCGCCCGCATCCGCAGCGCCTACAAGCCGCTTCTCTTCACCTTTCTGGAAGAGATCAATCTGGATGGCGTTGACGCCATCGAGGTGCGTTACCCGGTGCACGAAAACGCCCCCGCCAACCGATTCCGGCTGGAGGCCTATCCGCTGGCGGCGCTGGTGGGCGATGCGAAGCTGGAATTCATCGCCCGTAAGGACGATGAATTCCATTATGACGTTACGCTAAGCCGCAACGGCAAAACGGAAACTCTCAAGGTTCTCGCTCCAAACCGGGTCCATACCGATATCGTGGGTGAAACCAATGTCTCCCCCACCGGCTGGTTCCGGCTTGCCGGTGATGCCTCGGGCGAGCGGATGGAGACGGAATACGAGCAGCTTTTCGAAGCAGCAATTCATGCCGTCGCCAATCATGGCTGGGGCAATGACGAGCCCTATTTCGAAGAACTGAACATCCGCGTCACGCATCCGGCCGAGGACTTGGCCCTCTCCGTTGGCGATGAGGTCGTCAGCCTTCGCGAAGCGCTGCATGAGGATTTTTACTTCTCGCTGCTCGAATTCTTCCAGAAGAAATCTGGGCGCCCGCTGGGTGACCGGGGCCTGAGACCCGGCCAGATCGTGCCGGAAATAGTCAAAAGCGAAGGTGAAATCTCCGTCCACATCGAGACCCGAAAGCTCACCAAAGCCTTCCTCGATGGCGGCGAGCAGCCGATCGACAAGGCCCGCGAACCGATCGCGGCTGGGCAACTTTTGGCTCTGCTGGCGGATATCAGTGGCGAGGCCTTCGATGCCCGCTCCCGCTCCGGCCGCATCCTTTCCGCCCGTTACGTGGCCGGCAGCGATGCCGCCGTGATGGTGAGCGGCGGCCAGCACCCGAACGAAACGACGGGCATCGTCGGTGCCATCCGCGCCGCGCGCAAACTCGCGGAGCGCAAGGGTGCGCATTTCACGATTTCTCCGCTGGAAAACCCTGACGGATATGCCCTGCACCAGCGCCTTCGCGTCGATAATCCCCGCCATATGCACCATGCCGCGCGCTACACGGCACTCGGTGATGATCTCGAATATCGCACGCCGGAAAATTCAGGCAGCCATCTGAGCGAGAAGGAAATCCGCTTCAAGGCGCAGGAGATAAGCGGTGCGAAGCTGCATGTGAACCTGCACGGTTATCCTTCGCATGAATGGACCAGACCACTATCCGGTTACGTGCCGCGCAATTTCGCCATGTGGACGCTGCCGAAGGGTTTCTTCCTCATCATCCGCCACCATGCGGACTGGGAAAGGCAGGCCGAAGCCCTGCTCGACAGGGTAACCCGTCATCTCGGCGCCATTCCCGGCCTGCTTGACTACAATAACCGCCAAATCGCGCTTTATGAGACCCACGCCGGCGAAACCGGTTTCCGCATCATCAACGGCTTCCCTTGTCTGTCTTCCGTCGACGACCGCCACACCGTGCCGATGACGCTGATCACGGAATATCCAGATGAGACCATCTACGGCGACGATTTCATCACCGGCCACACGGCGCAAATGGAAACGGTTTTATCGGCCTATGATGCCTGGCAGGAGATTATGTCCGCCGAAACCGCCTGA
- a CDS encoding ABC transporter ATP-binding protein: MPAAPLEIVNLTAGYGPTKVIEGLSLSVPSGSRFAVLGRNGVGKTSLFATLAGQTKRFSGDIRIGGLDIATLPSAARAQAGLGYVPQTRDVFPTLTVEENLFVGLKGRPKSAIEEAYTLFPRLKERRRNLGSQLSGGEQQMLSTARTILGQPRVLLLDEPLEGLAPVICEELMAAFSKLAQSGEMTILLVEQRIQMAIDFADHAIIMERGRIVWNGPSGDLVENPALIDTHLGVGGLH; this comes from the coding sequence ATGCCCGCAGCGCCGCTTGAAATCGTCAACCTCACGGCCGGTTATGGCCCGACAAAGGTCATCGAGGGCCTGTCGCTTTCCGTGCCATCAGGCTCGCGTTTCGCCGTGCTCGGCCGCAACGGCGTCGGCAAGACAAGCCTCTTCGCCACGCTGGCCGGCCAGACGAAACGCTTTTCCGGCGATATCCGCATCGGCGGACTGGATATTGCCACCCTGCCGAGCGCCGCGCGTGCACAGGCTGGCCTTGGTTACGTGCCGCAAACACGCGATGTCTTCCCGACGCTGACTGTCGAGGAAAATCTATTTGTCGGCCTCAAGGGGCGACCGAAATCAGCGATAGAGGAAGCCTACACGCTGTTTCCGCGTCTGAAGGAGCGCCGCCGAAATCTCGGTTCGCAGCTATCTGGCGGCGAGCAGCAGATGCTGTCGACAGCAAGAACGATTCTTGGCCAGCCGCGCGTGCTGCTCCTGGACGAGCCACTTGAGGGTCTTGCGCCGGTTATCTGCGAAGAGCTGATGGCCGCCTTTTCTAAACTCGCCCAGTCAGGCGAAATGACCATTCTTCTCGTCGAGCAGCGCATTCAGATGGCCATTGATTTTGCCGATCACGCCATTATCATGGAACGCGGCCGCATCGTCTGGAACGGGCCATCAGGCGATCTTGTTGAGAACCCTGCGCTCATCGATACCCATCTCGGAGTGGGTGGGCTGCACTGA
- a CDS encoding ABC transporter ATP-binding protein: MLLAATSMEQTGGSVSPVLSVQNLTTSFRVDGGWKSVVRNMSFDIAPRETVAIVGESGSGKSVTSLSIMRLLDRKTSRIEGKVMLGGRDLLALQEEDMRKVRGKDISMIFQEPMTSLNPIFPIGKQIAEALTVHHDISSSAAKAEVIRLLEKVRIPNATNRFDDYPHQFSGGMRQRVMIAMALASKPKLLIADEPTTALDVTIQGQILDLIKQLQEEEGMSVLFITHDMGVVAEVSDRTIVMFRGDVVETGTTDDIFHRGQHPYTRALLSAVPKLGSMKERVLPARFPIIDIKTGESQPAVEVKDTVAGGKTPILSVKDLTTRFDIRSGLFGRKSGAVHAVEKVSFDLAEGETLSLVGESGCGKSTTGRSITRLVEPTSGDVTLDGYEVLKLDRMMLRTMRRSVQMIFQDPFASLDPRMSVGTAIMEPFVEHRLGSKQQARDKAADLIEKVGLNPDMMRRFPHEFSGGQRQRVAIARSLMLDPKVIVADEAVSALDVSIKAQVCNLLLDLQQSLNLAFLFISHDMAVVERVSHRVAVMYLGEIVEIGPRAAVFDNPQHPYTKKLMSAVPVPDPARRQIKRNMATDEIKSPIRPVDYVAPERRYREVSAGHLVQEAA, encoded by the coding sequence ATGCTTTTGGCGGCAACGTCCATGGAACAGACTGGCGGTTCGGTAAGCCCGGTCCTGTCGGTTCAAAACCTCACCACGTCCTTCCGTGTCGATGGCGGCTGGAAATCCGTTGTGCGCAATATGAGTTTCGACATTGCGCCGCGTGAGACGGTGGCAATCGTCGGCGAGAGCGGCTCGGGAAAAAGCGTGACGTCGCTGTCCATCATGCGGCTGCTCGATAGAAAGACGAGTCGTATCGAAGGCAAGGTCATGCTCGGTGGACGCGACCTGCTGGCGCTGCAGGAAGAGGATATGCGCAAGGTTCGCGGCAAGGACATTTCGATGATCTTCCAGGAGCCGATGACGAGCCTCAACCCCATCTTTCCGATCGGCAAGCAGATCGCCGAGGCGTTGACCGTGCATCATGATATCTCGTCCTCGGCGGCCAAGGCTGAAGTCATTCGCCTGCTCGAGAAGGTCCGAATTCCCAACGCAACAAATCGGTTCGACGATTATCCGCACCAGTTTTCCGGTGGCATGCGCCAACGTGTGATGATCGCCATGGCATTGGCCTCCAAACCGAAATTGCTGATCGCCGACGAACCGACAACGGCGCTTGATGTTACCATTCAGGGCCAAATCCTCGACCTCATCAAGCAGTTGCAGGAAGAGGAGGGCATGTCGGTTCTGTTCATCACGCACGATATGGGCGTTGTGGCGGAAGTGTCCGATCGCACCATCGTCATGTTCCGCGGCGATGTGGTGGAAACCGGTACGACGGACGATATCTTCCATCGCGGCCAGCACCCATATACGCGCGCGCTGCTTTCTGCAGTGCCGAAGCTTGGCTCAATGAAAGAAAGGGTGCTCCCCGCCCGTTTCCCGATCATCGACATCAAGACCGGCGAAAGCCAGCCGGCAGTCGAGGTGAAAGATACGGTTGCTGGCGGCAAGACTCCGATCCTTTCGGTCAAAGACCTGACGACCCGATTTGATATTCGTTCAGGTCTTTTCGGTCGCAAATCCGGCGCTGTCCACGCGGTGGAGAAAGTCTCGTTCGATCTGGCTGAGGGGGAAACCCTTTCGCTGGTTGGCGAATCCGGCTGCGGCAAATCCACCACGGGCCGGTCTATCACGCGGTTGGTCGAGCCCACTTCGGGCGATGTTACGCTCGACGGCTACGAGGTGCTGAAGCTCGACAGGATGATGCTGCGCACGATGCGCCGTAGCGTGCAGATGATCTTTCAGGATCCTTTTGCCAGCCTCGATCCGCGCATGAGCGTCGGCACGGCGATCATGGAGCCGTTCGTGGAGCATCGGCTCGGCAGTAAGCAGCAAGCGCGTGACAAAGCCGCTGACCTGATCGAAAAGGTGGGCCTTAATCCGGATATGATGCGGCGCTTTCCGCACGAATTTTCCGGCGGTCAGCGCCAGCGTGTCGCCATTGCCCGCTCACTGATGCTCGATCCGAAGGTCATCGTGGCCGATGAGGCGGTCTCGGCGCTCGACGTTTCAATCAAGGCTCAGGTTTGCAATTTGCTGCTCGATCTGCAGCAAAGCCTGAACCTCGCCTTTCTCTTCATCAGCCATGACATGGCGGTGGTAGAACGCGTGAGCCATCGTGTGGCAGTCATGTACCTGGGCGAAATTGTTGAAATCGGCCCACGTGCGGCAGTCTTCGACAACCCGCAACATCCCTATACGAAGAAATTGATGTCCGCCGTTCCAGTGCCAGATCCCGCGCGGCGACAGATCAAGCGCAACATGGCGACAGATGAGATCAAAAGCCCGATACGGCCGGTGGACTATGTGGCACCTGAACGACGTTATCGGGAAGTTTCGGCCGGGCATCTGGTGCAGGAGGCGGCATAA
- a CDS encoding ABC transporter substrate-binding protein, translating into MKLPIIAALAATLFSSVAAADTIKVGVIGPMSGPFAIHGKNFKAGIDAWLALNGNKIGDNTIEVVYRDVPQPDPAQSKALAQELVVKEGVQYLGGFMFTPDAMAVTPLLKQGNVAMVVMNAATSAIVTKSPYVVRTSFTTWQTSTPIAKVAFDGGVKKVISLVTDYGPGVDAENAFKAAFTAAGGEVVESIRMPLATNDFSPIMQRAKDSGAQGVFAFLPSGPTTLGFVKAFNDNGLKSAGIKLFGPGDLTQEPDLPALGEAALGMQTTFHYSVSHDSPENKAFIEAIGKAIGNPKDISFTSVGAYDGMYVISKMIEATGGKQDAEKAVDAVKGLSWTSPRGPVSIDPESRHITQNIYLREVAKADDGSYYNKETRTFEKQGDPGLAAAK; encoded by the coding sequence ATGAAGTTGCCGATTATCGCCGCGCTCGCGGCCACTCTTTTCAGTTCCGTCGCCGCGGCAGACACGATCAAGGTCGGTGTCATTGGGCCGATGTCGGGCCCCTTCGCAATCCACGGCAAAAATTTCAAGGCGGGCATCGATGCATGGCTTGCGCTGAACGGTAACAAGATCGGCGATAACACGATCGAAGTTGTCTACCGCGATGTTCCGCAGCCGGACCCCGCGCAATCCAAGGCGCTGGCACAGGAACTCGTGGTCAAGGAAGGCGTGCAATATCTGGGTGGTTTCATGTTCACGCCCGATGCGATGGCCGTGACGCCGCTTTTGAAGCAGGGCAACGTTGCTATGGTTGTCATGAACGCGGCAACCTCCGCTATCGTCACCAAAAGCCCCTACGTCGTGCGCACCTCCTTTACGACATGGCAGACCTCGACCCCGATCGCGAAGGTGGCGTTTGATGGTGGTGTGAAGAAGGTGATTTCGCTTGTCACCGACTACGGTCCTGGCGTGGACGCCGAAAACGCCTTCAAAGCGGCATTCACCGCAGCGGGGGGCGAAGTGGTGGAAAGCATTCGCATGCCACTTGCCACCAACGACTTCAGCCCCATCATGCAGCGCGCAAAGGATTCTGGCGCGCAAGGCGTCTTCGCCTTCTTGCCATCCGGCCCCACGACGCTTGGCTTCGTCAAGGCATTTAACGACAACGGCCTGAAATCGGCAGGCATCAAGCTTTTCGGTCCCGGCGATCTTACGCAGGAGCCAGATCTGCCAGCGCTCGGCGAAGCCGCGCTCGGCATGCAGACGACCTTCCATTATTCAGTGTCGCACGATTCGCCTGAAAACAAGGCCTTCATCGAAGCTATCGGCAAGGCCATCGGTAATCCCAAGGACATCTCGTTCACGTCAGTCGGGGCTTACGACGGCATGTACGTCATCAGCAAGATGATCGAAGCGACCGGCGGAAAGCAGGATGCTGAGAAGGCGGTCGACGCCGTGAAAGGTCTGTCCTGGACAAGTCCCCGTGGCCCTGTCAGCATCGATCCCGAAAGCCGGCATATCACCCAAAACATCTATCTGCGTGAAGTCGCCAAGGCGGATGATGGGTCCTATTATAACAAGGAAACACGGACGTTCGAAAAGCAGGGCGATCCGGGCCTTGCGGCGGCGAAATAA
- a CDS encoding ABC transporter permease, producing the protein MAAKTSRLARFTNLEFVLGASLTTIICLAVLFSDVLFPGGADKIDLMARLAKPFANAAHPLGTDPLGRDVLARVVAGGKISLLVGFTSVIGAVNFGVAVGLVAGYYRGFWDMLVMRFADIQLAMPFILLAITFIAIVGGSLTNTIILLIVSQWVQYARLVRGSVLTLREREFILSARAIGVKDWRIILQHLLPNLIGPVIVLMTLNVANNILLESSLTFLGLGVDPTIPSWGGMLADGRTYLQTAWWVSVFPGLAILLTVLGLNLLGDWLRDSLDPTGRTSR; encoded by the coding sequence ATGGCTGCCAAAACCTCGCGTCTCGCGCGCTTCACCAATCTCGAATTCGTCCTCGGCGCGTCGCTGACGACAATCATCTGCCTCGCCGTCCTCTTTTCCGACGTGCTGTTTCCGGGCGGGGCCGACAAGATCGACCTGATGGCGCGCCTTGCCAAACCCTTCGCTAATGCCGCCCATCCTCTGGGCACCGATCCGCTCGGACGTGATGTGCTCGCCCGCGTTGTCGCCGGCGGCAAGATTTCGCTGCTGGTCGGTTTCACCTCGGTCATCGGTGCTGTCAACTTCGGCGTCGCTGTCGGACTTGTTGCTGGTTATTACCGAGGCTTCTGGGATATGCTGGTCATGCGCTTTGCCGATATCCAGCTCGCCATGCCCTTCATTCTCTTGGCCATCACCTTCATCGCCATTGTGGGCGGCAGCCTCACCAACACCATCATCCTCCTGATCGTCTCGCAATGGGTGCAATATGCCCGCCTTGTGCGCGGCTCGGTGCTGACGCTCAGGGAGCGGGAATTCATCCTTTCCGCCCGCGCTATTGGTGTGAAAGACTGGCGCATCATCCTTCAGCACCTGCTGCCGAACCTCATCGGCCCCGTCATCGTGCTGATGACGCTGAATGTCGCCAACAACATCCTGCTGGAAAGCAGCCTCACCTTCCTTGGTCTCGGCGTTGATCCGACAATTCCAAGCTGGGGCGGCATGCTGGCGGATGGCCGCACCTATCTGCAGACCGCGTGGTGGGTCAGCGTTTTCCCTGGCCTTGCCATCCTGCTCACCGTGCTTGGCCTCAACCTTCTCGGCGACTGGCTGCGCGACAGCCTCGACCCGACAGGCAGAACCTCGAGGTAA
- a CDS encoding branched-chain amino acid ABC transporter permease → MQTVFSILIDALAYGMVLFIISIGLSVTMGLMRVVNLAHGAFAMIGGYIASYAAHGLGLGYAVAILVAIVGTIVIAIPLERFLYRRIYGAPELTQVLMTIGITFCIIGIANFVFGPTLKTIPLPPQLAGPTDLGFRTIATHRIFAIACGLAVAGALWFTFEKTAFGIKLRAAVDNAAMAAALGVRTEVIYAVSFAIAVGLAAMGGVIGAELLPVEPYYALRYMVTFLVVVSVGGAGSIPGALIACLLLGAIDTTGRYLAPEYGEFFFYLAVIVIITLFPRGLLGRAK, encoded by the coding sequence ATGCAGACGGTTTTCAGCATCCTCATCGATGCGCTCGCCTATGGCATGGTCCTGTTCATTATCTCCATCGGACTTTCCGTCACGATGGGGCTGATGCGTGTGGTCAACTTGGCGCATGGCGCCTTTGCCATGATCGGCGGCTACATCGCGTCCTACGCTGCCCATGGCCTTGGCCTTGGTTACGCCGTTGCGATCCTCGTCGCCATCGTCGGCACCATCGTCATCGCCATTCCGCTTGAGCGTTTCCTCTACCGTCGCATCTATGGTGCACCAGAGCTGACGCAGGTGCTGATGACCATTGGCATCACCTTCTGCATCATCGGCATCGCCAACTTCGTGTTCGGGCCGACGCTCAAGACCATCCCCTTACCGCCGCAACTCGCGGGGCCGACCGATCTCGGTTTCCGTACCATCGCGACCCACCGCATCTTTGCAATTGCCTGCGGTCTCGCCGTGGCCGGGGCGCTTTGGTTCACATTTGAAAAGACTGCATTTGGTATCAAGCTTCGGGCGGCGGTCGACAACGCCGCCATGGCGGCGGCACTCGGGGTGCGCACCGAGGTCATCTATGCCGTCAGCTTCGCCATCGCAGTGGGCCTTGCCGCCATGGGCGGTGTCATCGGGGCCGAGCTGCTGCCGGTCGAACCCTATTATGCGCTGCGCTACATGGTCACCTTCCTCGTGGTGGTTTCGGTCGGCGGCGCAGGCTCCATTCCGGGTGCGCTGATCGCGTGCCTCCTACTTGGCGCCATTGACACAACCGGGCGGTATCTTGCTCCCGAATACGGCGAATTCTTCTTTTATCTGGCGGTCATCGTGATTATCACGCTGTTCCCGCGCGGCCTTCTTGGAAGGGCGAAATGA
- a CDS encoding ABC transporter ATP-binding protein — MNAIFEVSGLQKNFGGLVVTNNVSLSLSPGDRTVLIGPNGAGKTTFVNLVTGNIRPSAGTVRIAGEDVTGLSASQRVKRGLVRSFQVTRLFQDMTPEEHVALAILQREGKTGRIFGRYRTMPSVMSEARDILGTLGLLTLSQSRVREIAYGQQRLIEIALAMALRPKILLLDEPAAGVPSTETARIEQALDRLPADLAILMIEHDMDLVFRFAKRVVVLAAGAVIFDGSPEDVTSNAEVRQAYLGSYADARSAA, encoded by the coding sequence ATGAACGCCATTTTCGAGGTCTCTGGCCTCCAGAAAAATTTCGGTGGTCTCGTCGTCACCAACAATGTCTCGCTGTCGCTTTCGCCGGGCGACCGCACGGTACTCATCGGCCCCAATGGCGCCGGCAAGACGACCTTCGTCAACCTCGTCACCGGCAATATCAGGCCGTCAGCCGGCACGGTGCGCATTGCCGGGGAAGACGTCACCGGCCTCAGCGCCAGCCAGCGGGTCAAACGCGGCCTCGTGCGCTCCTTTCAGGTTACCCGTCTGTTTCAGGATATGACGCCGGAAGAACACGTCGCGCTCGCCATCCTCCAGCGTGAGGGCAAGACGGGTCGAATTTTCGGCCGTTACCGCACCATGCCCTCGGTCATGAGCGAAGCCCGCGATATTCTTGGGACGCTCGGACTCCTCACCCTTTCGCAATCCCGGGTGCGTGAGATTGCCTACGGCCAGCAACGGCTCATCGAGATTGCGCTTGCCATGGCACTTCGCCCGAAAATCCTGCTCCTTGATGAGCCCGCCGCAGGCGTGCCCTCCACGGAAACGGCGCGCATCGAACAGGCGCTCGACCGGCTGCCCGCAGACCTCGCCATCCTGATGATCGAGCACGACATGGATCTGGTCTTCCGTTTTGCCAAACGTGTGGTGGTGCTTGCTGCAGGTGCGGTGATCTTTGATGGTTCGCCTGAAGACGTCACCAGCAATGCGGAAGTCCGCCAAGCCTATCTGGGAAGTTACGCCGATGCCCGCAGCGCCGCTTGA
- a CDS encoding branched-chain amino acid ABC transporter permease: MAVLMNEATEIAAASAARSPLRALVGPALIIAAATIGYFLFPDNLALLTRIIAIALLVLSIDLVTGYCGVATLGHAALFGAGAYAAGIAAAHFEITDPLLMTAIGAVAGGISGLLSGAVLLRAHGLPQLVLSIAVIHLFHEAANKASGWTGGSDGLSGISPDALFGTFDFDLFGRTAYIYGVCLLLLVFVALKIVVHSPFGMLCRGVKQDSVRIQAMGGSVNGTILKMFVISGIVAGIGGALNAISTQVVGLDSLSFTLSAEGLVMLVLGGAGSLYGALIGTVTFMWFEDVVSAANPFHWLTIVGLLLIAVVLFAPRGLYGAGEQIIARIRGGRT, encoded by the coding sequence ATGGCGGTGCTCATGAACGAAGCGACTGAAATTGCCGCAGCTTCCGCGGCACGCTCGCCGCTGCGCGCGCTCGTGGGACCAGCGCTCATTATCGCTGCCGCCACCATCGGCTACTTTCTGTTTCCCGATAATCTGGCGCTCCTGACCCGTATCATCGCCATTGCACTTCTGGTGCTGTCGATCGATCTGGTGACCGGCTATTGCGGTGTCGCGACGCTCGGACACGCCGCCCTGTTCGGCGCGGGCGCCTATGCCGCCGGCATCGCAGCCGCGCATTTTGAAATCACCGATCCGCTTCTCATGACAGCGATCGGCGCTGTCGCAGGCGGCATTTCCGGCCTTTTATCCGGCGCCGTGCTGCTGCGTGCCCATGGCCTGCCGCAGCTCGTGCTTTCCATCGCCGTCATCCATCTGTTTCACGAGGCGGCCAACAAGGCATCAGGCTGGACGGGCGGCAGCGACGGCCTCTCGGGCATTTCTCCCGACGCCCTTTTCGGCACGTTCGATTTCGATCTCTTTGGACGTACCGCCTATATTTATGGTGTGTGTCTTTTGCTCCTCGTCTTCGTAGCTCTGAAGATCGTGGTTCACTCTCCCTTCGGCATGTTATGCCGGGGCGTCAAGCAGGACAGCGTTCGCATCCAGGCCATGGGTGGCTCCGTCAACGGTACGATCTTGAAGATGTTCGTGATATCGGGAATCGTCGCCGGCATCGGGGGCGCGCTCAACGCTATTTCCACACAGGTCGTCGGTCTCGACAGCCTCTCCTTTACGCTCTCTGCCGAGGGCCTGGTCATGCTGGTGCTGGGCGGCGCAGGTTCCCTTTACGGGGCACTCATCGGAACCGTCACCTTCATGTGGTTTGAGGATGTCGTTTCCGCGGCCAATCCCTTCCACTGGCTCACAATTGTCGGCCTGCTGCTGATCGCAGTGGTGCTTTTTGCACCGCGTGGACTTTACGGTGCAGGTGAGCAAATCATTGCGCGCATCCGGGGAGGCCGCACATGA